From Nicotiana tabacum cultivar K326 chromosome 15, ASM71507v2, whole genome shotgun sequence, the proteins below share one genomic window:
- the LOC107777809 gene encoding tRNA-uridine aminocarboxypropyltransferase A: MDPETQPANSTPFAAGDDSDGHNEEKRRKLCFNCNRPIKVCLCSIIPPEPIATITRIVILHHPHEQRHKLATVPVLSKCLRKCDVIVGRRLRYGDSEILDSLHDVAIRNPNFPHRAIYLFPGADTSPSQEINHWKSSKHTVEMINYVLIAFDGTWKHAREMMRASLSFLSKFAVQVHLDYDVGNDGRTIFNSDLILRKEPFSGCMSTMEAVAHCLRILEPNGIDVESSLIEVLRSMVKFQASFLKPMKPRPKLIKGGREGKT, from the exons ATGGACCCCGAAACCCAACCGGCAAATTCCACTCCCTTCGCCGCCGGCGATGATTCTGACGGTCACAACGAAGAGAAGCGGCGAAAACTTTGCTTTAACTGTAACAGACCAATAAAAGTGTGTTTATGCAGCATAATTCCACCGGAACCAATCGCAACTATTACTCGAATCGTAATCCTtcaccatcctcacgagcaaCGGCACAAGCTCGCCACGGTCCCTGTTCTATCCAAGTGCCTCCGCAAATGCGACGTTATAGTTGGCCGGAGATTACGCTACGGCGATTCAGAAATTCTCGATTCTCTTCACGATGTTGCTATTCGTAACCCTAATTTTCCGCACAGAGCAATTTATCTGTTTCCTG GTGCTGATACATCACCATCTCAGGAAATCAATCATTGGAAATCCTCTAAACATACTGTAGAGATGATCAACTACGTCTTGATTGCTTTTGATGGAACTTGGAAGCATGCTCGAGAGATGATGCGTGCAAGCTTAtcatttttgtcaaagtttgctGTCCAGGTTCACTTAGACTATGATGTAGGCAATGACGGCAGGACGATCTTCAATTCTGATTTAATTCTTAGGAAGGAACCATTTAGCGGGTGCATGAGTACCATGGAGGCAGTAGCACATTGCTTACGGATTCTTGAGCCTAATGGCATTGATGTAGAGTCAAGTTTGATAGAGGTTTTAAGAAGTATGGTCAAGTTTCAGGCTTCTTTTCTCAAGCCTATGAAGCCTAGGCCAAAGTTGATAAAGGGAGGACGAGAGGGAAAAACATAA